One Nostoc sp. CENA543 genomic window, CGCCATCAAGGAGATGTCGAACGCACAGCTAGACAACTTTTGACAGACTATCGCAAAGGATTACTCGGCACAATGCCTTTAGAGTTACCACCAAGTTAAGGGACTTCCGAGTGTAATTTCTCCATTAATTGTTGTAGTTTGTATTAACAGTTATGTATTTATTTGTTAGGTAACTTGCTACGCAACAATTCTCGAAATTCATTAACTTGTTCATTAGTGCTAAAAGCTCTTTTAGGAAACATATTTAAGCAGTTGCTTGATTGATAAACCATAAATAGGTTTGTAGATTCTCGCCAATGTGTGTAAAGTGACCATTGCGTTTTCGATTCGGACAAAGGCGTAGTAATTTTTAACTCTTCATCACTTGCTTCGACACGGATGTCTTGCCTCAAATTAGGTTGACTATCCCAGGCGCGCTTAATAGCAATCTGCTGAAAAAAGTAAATAAGACAGTATAAGAAGACAATAGGTAAAATATTAGGTAATAAAACACTCCATAGAATTTCCTGCAAAGAAACACTCCCTTGATTTATCAAACCCAGTAAAGATATTAATACTGCAATCCCACCCACGATTAATAAATATCTTAGTATCATCCTTGTTGAGTGAACTTGATTTACTTCTTTAAAGTCGTTGAAGTTGAGGCGATATTCAAAGTTCATGGTATGGCTCTCAATTGTTGTTAGGGATTGGATTATATAAGAATCCGCTTTGATTCGGTGAAATTGTTTGCGTGGTGTGCGACGCGTAGCGCAAGCGCGATAGGGAAGGAAAAGGGAAGAAGAAATAAAAGTGTACTGAGTCTTTTTCTCCAAATCAAATACGAGTCCATCATGTCCCCGCTACCGCTAACAGCACTCTCCAGCTAAATCCCTACACTACCTGTAAACTCAAAGCCTCAAACTGTTGCCAACACAGATACATGGCACGCGGAACGTGAAAACAACCCTTCCACTTTCCGCCTTTAAGATTTAATAGCACCTCTCCTTGCCGATTCAGATAACCAAACCATTCACCATATTCTGCATCAGCAAAGTGTGACCAGGTGTAATCGTGCATTTTTTGATACCATTCCCAACATTCTGCACGACCAGTCAGACGATAACCCATTGCTAACGCCACCAAAGATTCTAAATGCACCCACCAGAGTTTTTGATCCCATTCCAACTGCTGCGGGGGATGACCATCTGCATCCATGAAGTAATACAACCCCTCATATTGACTATCCCAAGCAAAATTGAGGATATTTAACACCACATCAACAGCTTGATTAATAGTTTGGCGATCGCCATTCCGGTTGGCAATATCCATAATGAACCACATGGCCTCAATTCCATGACCAGGATTAATTAACCTCCCATCAAAACAATCAATATGTGAACCATCGGGAGCAACATTTTCATACATTAGTCCCCGTTCCTGGTCAAGAAAATCACCCATGACCTCCTGTACAGTGCTAGCCAAGACACCTTCTAAAGTTTCACTTTCCAATAACCAAGCCATTTCTAGCGTCAAATTAGCTAAAATCATCGGCACAGCTAAGGCTTTCATCGGGCGTGTACCAGGGTAGGCTTTGGTATACTTGCCTTTAGGGTTATCTTTGCGGCGTAGAACATTATTGTATGCTTGCAAAGCTACATCCTTTGCCCATTCTTCCCCAGAGGCTAAGGCATATTGACTAAAAGCCATTGCGGCAAAGCAATCGGAGAATATATTATATGGTTGAACTAAGGGCTGTCCTTCACGGTTAAGGGCAAAATACCAGTTACCTTCAGCGTCTCTACCGTGTTTAGCGAGAAACTTTGCGCCGTGACTGGCGATTTCTAACCAATTTGCATTTTTTTCAAGTTGATTGCAAAGTACGGAAAAAGTCCAAACTTGGCGATTTTGCAACCAAATGAACTTGTCCGTATCATAAACTTGACCTGTGCGATTGAGACAAGTGAAATATCCACCCTGTTCCCAATCAAGAGAATGAGTCAGCCAAAATGGGAGAATATTGTTGAGGAGAGTATGTTTGTAAAGTGTTGCTAGTGCCTTAAAATCGTATCCCATGCTTTCCTGCCTCAAAATTAACAGAGTTCATTATCGCTTTGCTAGGGATAGACTACAAGCAGTAAAGAATGTTACAGATGAAGAGATGCGATCGCCATTAAATTCACCGTGATTAATTGCACAAAACCCTGCCAATTTCCTGTTTCCTGTTCCCTGTTGAAAATAGTACGTTCGGTAATCGAATCAGATACTATGGGTAGATGTTGATTATCGGTAGATGCAGCAACCCTGTAAAACCTAATTTTTACTTCCGAGAAATCGTACAGGGTTGGGATTTTCTGTCTGATTAACGTGGCGACTGACCCACAATTGATTAATCATGTAGACACTAAAAATTGAAG contains:
- a CDS encoding YcxB family protein, with translation MNFEYRLNFNDFKEVNQVHSTRMILRYLLIVGGIAVLISLLGLINQGSVSLQEILWSVLLPNILPIVFLYCLIYFFQQIAIKRAWDSQPNLRQDIRVEASDEELKITTPLSESKTQWSLYTHWRESTNLFMVYQSSNCLNMFPKRAFSTNEQVNEFRELLRSKLPNK
- a CDS encoding AGE family epimerase/isomerase, with product MGYDFKALATLYKHTLLNNILPFWLTHSLDWEQGGYFTCLNRTGQVYDTDKFIWLQNRQVWTFSVLCNQLEKNANWLEIASHGAKFLAKHGRDAEGNWYFALNREGQPLVQPYNIFSDCFAAMAFSQYALASGEEWAKDVALQAYNNVLRRKDNPKGKYTKAYPGTRPMKALAVPMILANLTLEMAWLLESETLEGVLASTVQEVMGDFLDQERGLMYENVAPDGSHIDCFDGRLINPGHGIEAMWFIMDIANRNGDRQTINQAVDVVLNILNFAWDSQYEGLYYFMDADGHPPQQLEWDQKLWWVHLESLVALAMGYRLTGRAECWEWYQKMHDYTWSHFADAEYGEWFGYLNRQGEVLLNLKGGKWKGCFHVPRAMYLCWQQFEALSLQVV